In a genomic window of Streptomyces sp. NBC_01142:
- a CDS encoding class I SAM-dependent methyltransferase encodes MSTTSPAAGLPVSDHSPRLREALLAAAFTADGLLDLLGAPAYAALARSETVPALRATDGDGVLDTLVRLFLLQRPVPQEQVRAALPLEECLADGWVVRDGDDVQATVDVRPYGGPEGQDWFIVSDLGCAVGGSGGAGGQGEGVVLGVGGASTTLAGITVRMPVSSALDLGTGSGIQALHAAQHATRVTATDLNPRALHFTRLTLALSGAPEADLREGSLFDPLGDDTYDLIVSNPPFVISPGARLTYRDGGMGGDDLCRSLVQQAGARLNDGGYAQFLANWQHVEGEEWQDRLRTWVPRGCDAWIVQREVQDVTQYAELWLRDGGDHRSDPTEYAARYDAWLDEFEARKTKAVGFGWITLRKSGSERPSIVAEEWPHPVEQPLGESVRAHFARQDYLRTHDDAALLADHFRLAPEVVQEQVGLPGAEDPEHVVLRQNRGMRRATKVDTVGAGFAGVCDGSLSAGRILDAIAQLIDEDPVLLRDRTPQAIRLLVGEGFLTPVDLVDPVDLLEPSEPGREG; translated from the coding sequence GTGAGTACGACCAGCCCCGCCGCAGGCCTTCCCGTGTCCGACCACTCGCCCCGGCTCCGCGAGGCCCTCCTCGCCGCCGCCTTCACCGCCGACGGGCTGCTCGACCTGCTCGGTGCCCCCGCGTATGCGGCGCTCGCCCGCAGCGAGACCGTCCCCGCCCTGCGCGCCACCGACGGGGACGGCGTCCTCGACACGCTCGTACGGCTCTTCCTGCTCCAGCGGCCTGTTCCGCAGGAGCAGGTACGGGCCGCGCTGCCCCTCGAGGAGTGCCTGGCCGACGGATGGGTCGTGCGCGACGGCGACGACGTGCAGGCCACGGTGGATGTACGGCCGTACGGCGGACCCGAGGGCCAGGACTGGTTCATCGTCTCCGACCTGGGCTGTGCGGTCGGCGGCTCCGGCGGTGCGGGCGGCCAGGGCGAGGGGGTGGTGCTCGGCGTCGGCGGGGCGTCCACCACGCTCGCCGGGATCACCGTCCGTATGCCGGTCTCCTCCGCGCTCGACCTGGGCACGGGCTCCGGGATCCAGGCACTGCACGCCGCGCAGCACGCCACCCGGGTCACAGCCACCGATCTGAACCCGCGTGCCCTGCACTTCACCCGGCTGACGCTCGCGCTCTCCGGGGCGCCGGAGGCCGATCTCCGCGAGGGTTCGCTCTTCGATCCGCTCGGGGACGACACGTACGACCTGATCGTGTCGAACCCGCCGTTCGTGATTTCTCCCGGCGCCCGGCTGACCTACCGGGACGGCGGGATGGGCGGGGACGATCTGTGCCGCTCGCTCGTTCAGCAGGCGGGAGCCAGGCTGAACGACGGGGGATACGCGCAGTTCCTCGCCAACTGGCAGCACGTGGAGGGGGAGGAGTGGCAGGACCGGCTGCGCACCTGGGTGCCGCGCGGCTGTGATGCCTGGATCGTGCAGCGTGAGGTGCAGGACGTGACGCAGTACGCGGAGTTGTGGCTGCGCGACGGCGGCGATCACCGCAGCGACCCCACCGAGTACGCGGCGCGGTACGACGCGTGGCTGGACGAGTTCGAGGCCCGGAAGACCAAGGCGGTCGGCTTTGGCTGGATCACGCTCAGGAAGTCCGGTTCCGAGCGCCCGTCAATTGTCGCCGAGGAGTGGCCGCACCCCGTCGAGCAGCCGCTCGGTGAGAGCGTGCGGGCGCATTTCGCGCGCCAGGACTATCTGCGTACGCACGACGACGCGGCCCTGCTCGCCGACCACTTCAGGCTCGCGCCGGAGGTTGTGCAGGAGCAGGTCGGGCTGCCGGGAGCCGAGGACCCCGAGCATGTGGTGCTGCGTCAGAACCGTGGGATGCGGCGCGCCACCAAGGTCGACACGGTCGGCGCGGGCTTCGCGGGAGTCTGCGACGGGAGCCTGAGCGCCGGGCGGATCCTGGACGCCATCGCCCAGCTCATCGACGAGGACCCGGTGCTGCTGCGCGACCGTACGCCGCAGGCCATCCGGCTGCTGGTGGGGGAGGGCTTCCTGACCCCGGTCGACCTGGTGGATCCGGTGGACCTGCTGGAGCCGTCGGAGCCGGGACGGGAAGGCTAG
- the tmk gene encoding dTMP kinase has translation MTRAEQPAEQQAVMSTASETASASDALAADSRERAVRALLRFPPLRRLWNAQVVGGVGDALAVLVLLLLSLQAAVSEGSFGDGYRGAAFAVAAVLGARVLATLLFGAVLLGPMTSLTAPGPNRDQAGSKGSEATSGKRGGGRREGGPLDRRWTMIGADGLRLALLIVAPLWIDWAPGNALAILLITAFVMGVAERFWTVARDGAAPAMLPAPPPEGAAVRPLPDHLDALRRLWLRTSFAVIPVAAAALLVATLIGNLLGSGIEWFSLHQAALGSYIAAGLFAASVSTLYFVELPGSQTPRPRSPLEGLRRPSTGNGMDKGRTGAVPLFVMACAAVAGALASAAAVSVLHAVDLGGGPAAFALLVLALTGGTGLGIRGAASVLPTLSRRRLLALALAVTGVALLAMGLVPDTATVLFIALLAGFAAGVAAHTGHALIDQETEDFRRGRITEHLQAVVRVAIALGAIAAPLLSAAIGPHRLANGDFVFAHGGAAFTLMLVGALLLPVAAIVLAKTDDRSGVPLRRDLGDALRGGADPAQAPAATGFFIVLEGGDGAGKSTQVEALAEWIRAKGHEVVVTREPGATPIGKRLRSILLDVSSAGLSNRAEALLYAADRAEHVGSVVRPALERGAIVISDRYIDSSVAYQGAGRDLSPTEIARISRWATDGLVPHLTVLLDVSPETARERFTEAPDRLESEPAEFHQRVRSGFLTLAAADPGRYLVVDAGQEPESVTTVVRHRLDQLLPLSDAEVKAQEDARRAAEEEARRRAEAEAAQKAEEERLERERQEQLAKLRAEEDERKRRELEEARRRETERQAEEARRRAEEARRQAEEERARRLAEEKAAAAEQERLRKQAEEEARLRAEAEERRREKQRKAEEALLRAEEARRLAETAAAAASAASAAASSSGSASTAASSSGSASVPDAASGSASEPVVPPDEVTQEVPTPGTAGAYDETSVLPEVQDPRAADETAVLPPVRESRAADETAVLPPVRESRAADETAVLPPVREQVRGPVRDADLADRVPPGIFRDEPSNERTRELPQIDPESGSSSSSASSSGSASGSGRPPRRRSDWAEETPLDDLPTLADELLGPPDEDDDKGPRRGR, from the coding sequence ATGACGCGAGCCGAGCAGCCAGCCGAGCAGCAGGCGGTCATGAGCACCGCCTCAGAGACTGCCTCAGCCTCCGACGCACTTGCCGCAGACTCACGTGAACGCGCCGTGCGCGCCCTGCTGCGCTTCCCTCCGCTGAGGCGATTGTGGAACGCCCAGGTCGTCGGCGGTGTCGGGGATGCCCTCGCCGTTCTCGTACTTCTGCTGCTGTCGCTCCAGGCGGCGGTCTCCGAGGGATCGTTCGGGGACGGCTATCGCGGGGCGGCCTTCGCCGTCGCCGCCGTGCTCGGCGCGCGCGTACTGGCCACCCTGCTCTTCGGGGCCGTACTGCTCGGCCCCATGACGTCGCTCACCGCTCCGGGACCAAACCGGGATCAAGCGGGATCAAAGGGGAGCGAAGCGACTTCGGGCAAGCGTGGTGGCGGGCGACGGGAGGGCGGTCCGCTCGACCGGCGCTGGACCATGATCGGCGCGGACGGGCTGCGCCTCGCACTTCTGATCGTCGCACCCCTGTGGATCGACTGGGCACCCGGCAACGCGCTGGCGATTCTGCTGATCACCGCCTTCGTCATGGGGGTCGCCGAACGCTTCTGGACGGTGGCCCGTGACGGCGCCGCCCCGGCCATGCTGCCCGCCCCGCCGCCGGAGGGCGCGGCTGTGCGGCCGCTGCCCGACCACCTCGACGCGTTGCGCCGGCTCTGGCTGCGTACGAGCTTCGCCGTCATTCCCGTGGCCGCCGCGGCTCTGCTCGTCGCCACCCTGATCGGCAATCTGCTCGGTTCGGGCATCGAGTGGTTCTCGCTGCACCAGGCCGCTCTCGGTTCCTACATCGCGGCCGGTCTCTTCGCCGCGTCCGTCTCCACGCTGTATTTCGTGGAGCTGCCCGGCTCGCAGACCCCGCGCCCGCGCTCGCCCCTCGAGGGCCTCCGCCGCCCGTCCACCGGCAACGGCATGGACAAGGGGCGTACGGGCGCCGTACCGCTGTTCGTGATGGCCTGTGCCGCGGTCGCCGGTGCGCTCGCGTCCGCCGCGGCCGTCTCCGTACTGCACGCCGTGGACCTGGGCGGCGGGCCCGCCGCCTTCGCGCTGCTGGTGCTCGCGCTGACCGGGGGCACCGGGCTCGGTATCCGCGGCGCAGCCTCCGTGCTTCCCACGCTCTCGCGCCGCCGGCTGCTCGCCCTCGCGCTCGCGGTCACCGGGGTCGCGCTGCTCGCCATGGGCCTCGTGCCGGACACGGCGACCGTGCTGTTCATCGCGCTGCTCGCCGGCTTCGCCGCCGGCGTCGCCGCGCACACCGGGCACGCGCTCATCGACCAGGAGACCGAGGACTTCCGGCGGGGCAGGATCACCGAGCACCTCCAGGCGGTCGTACGGGTCGCGATAGCCCTCGGTGCGATTGCCGCGCCGCTGCTGTCCGCGGCGATCGGTCCGCACCGGCTCGCGAACGGCGACTTCGTCTTCGCGCACGGCGGCGCGGCGTTCACGCTGATGCTGGTGGGCGCGCTGCTGCTGCCCGTCGCGGCGATCGTCCTGGCCAAGACGGACGACCGCTCCGGCGTACCGCTGCGGCGGGATCTGGGCGACGCGCTGCGTGGCGGCGCGGATCCGGCCCAGGCGCCGGCCGCGACCGGTTTCTTCATCGTCCTGGAGGGCGGCGACGGCGCCGGGAAGTCCACGCAGGTCGAGGCGCTCGCGGAGTGGATCCGGGCGAAGGGCCACGAGGTCGTGGTCACGCGGGAGCCGGGTGCCACGCCGATCGGGAAGCGGCTGCGGTCGATCCTGCTCGACGTGTCGTCGGCGGGGCTCTCGAACCGGGCGGAGGCGCTGTTGTACGCCGCCGACCGCGCCGAGCACGTCGGATCGGTCGTACGGCCCGCACTGGAGCGCGGCGCGATCGTCATCTCCGACCGGTACATCGACTCCTCGGTGGCCTATCAGGGCGCCGGGCGTGATCTGTCGCCGACCGAGATCGCCCGTATTTCGAGGTGGGCGACCGACGGACTCGTACCGCATCTGACGGTGCTGCTGGACGTCTCCCCCGAGACGGCGCGGGAGCGGTTCACGGAGGCCCCGGACCGGCTGGAGTCGGAGCCCGCGGAGTTCCATCAGCGGGTGCGCTCCGGCTTCCTTACGCTGGCCGCGGCCGACCCGGGCCGGTACCTGGTGGTGGACGCCGGCCAGGAGCCGGAGTCGGTCACCACTGTCGTACGGCATCGCCTCGACCAGCTGCTGCCGCTCTCCGACGCCGAGGTGAAGGCGCAGGAGGACGCGCGCAGGGCGGCCGAGGAGGAGGCCCGCCGACGGGCGGAGGCGGAAGCCGCGCAGAAGGCGGAGGAGGAGCGACTGGAGCGCGAGCGCCAGGAACAGCTCGCCAAGCTCCGCGCCGAGGAGGACGAGCGCAAGCGGCGCGAGCTGGAGGAGGCGCGGCGGCGCGAGACCGAGCGGCAGGCGGAGGAGGCCAGGCGGCGGGCCGAGGAGGCTCGGCGGCAGGCGGAGGAGGAGCGGGCGCGCCGGCTGGCCGAGGAGAAGGCGGCCGCGGCGGAGCAGGAACGGCTCCGTAAGCAGGCCGAGGAGGAGGCACGGCTGCGGGCGGAGGCGGAGGAGCGCCGCCGCGAGAAGCAGCGCAAGGCGGAGGAGGCGTTGCTGCGGGCGGAGGAGGCGCGGCGGCTGGCTGAGACGGCCGCGGCGGCAGCCTCGGCGGCTTCGGCTGCGGCTTCGAGCTCGGGTTCGGCTTCGACGGCGGCTTCGAGCTCGGGTTCGGCGTCGGTCCCGGATGCGGCTTCGGGCTCGGCCTCCGAACCGGTTGTCCCGCCCGACGAGGTGACGCAGGAGGTCCCGACGCCCGGGACGGCGGGAGCGTACGACGAGACGTCGGTGCTGCCGGAGGTCCAGGACCCGCGGGCGGCCGACGAGACGGCGGTGCTTCCGCCGGTCCGCGAGTCGCGGGCGGCCGACGAGACGGCCGTGCTTCCGCCCGTACGTGAGTCGCGCGCGGCGGACGAGACGGCGGTGCTTCCGCCCGTACGTGAGCAGGTACGTGGGCCGGTCCGCGACGCGGATCTTGCTGACCGGGTCCCGCCGGGTATCTTCCGTGACGAGCCCTCGAACGAGCGCACGCGCGAGCTCCCCCAGATCGACCCGGAATCCGGCTCGTCTTCGTCTTCGGCTTCTTCTTCGGGTTCGGCTTCGGGTTCGGGCCGCCCCCCGCGGCGCCGCTCGGACTGGGCGGAGGAGACCCCGCTGGACGACCTCCCGACCCTGGCGGACGAACTGCTCGGCCCGCCCGACGAGGACGACGACAAGGGCCCCCGCCGCGGTCGCTGA
- the topA gene encoding type I DNA topoisomerase codes for MSPTSETAKGGRRLVIVESPAKAKTIKGYLGPGYVVEASVGHIRDLPNGAAEVPEKYTGEVRRLGVDVENDFQPIYVVNADKKAQVRKLKEQLAESDELFLATDEDREGEAIAWHLLEVLKPKVPVHRMVFHEITKEAIREAVANPRELNKRMVDAQETRRILDRLYGYEVSPVLWKKVMPRLSAGRVQSVATRLVVERERERIAFRSAEYWDLTGTFSTGRAGDASDPSTLTARLNTVDGQRVAQGRDFGSDGQLKSGQVLHLDETNARALAAALQDASFAVRAVESKPYRRSPYAPFRTTTLQQEASRKLGFGAKATMQVAQKLYENGFITYMRTDSTTLSDTAVSAARAQVTQLYGANYLPEKPRVYAGKVKNAQEAHEAIRPSGDRFRTPAETGLTGDQFKLYELIWKRTVASQMKDAVGNSVTVRIAGRAADGRDAEFTASGKTITFHGFMKAYVEGADDPNAELDDRERRLPQVAEGDALSSEEISVDGHATKPPARYTEASLVKELEEREIGRPSTYASIIGTILDRGYVFKKGTALVPSFLSFAVVNLLEKHFGRLVDYDFTARMEDDLDRIARGEAQAVPWLKRFYFGGEAAGAGVASEAGNGDGDHLGGLKELVTDLGAIDAREISSFPVGSAIVLRVGRYGPYIERGEKDSEGHQRADVPEDLAPDELTVEYAEELLAKPSGDFELGADPVTGHQIIARDGRYGPYVTEVLPEGTPKTGKNAVKPRTASLFKSMSLDTVTLDDALKLMSLPRVVGTDAEGVEITAQNGRYGPYLKKGTDSRSLETEDQLFNITLDEALAIYAQPKQRGRAAAKPPLKELGTDPVSERPVVVKDGRFGPYVTDGETNATLRTDDSVEDITPERGYELLAEKRAKGPAKKTAKKAPAKKATAKKTAAKKTAAKTTAAKKTPAKTTAAKTTAAKTTTAKKATAKTSAAAAKKTAASAKASTEE; via the coding sequence TTGTCCCCGACCAGCGAGACCGCAAAGGGCGGCCGCCGACTCGTGATCGTCGAGTCTCCTGCCAAGGCGAAGACGATCAAGGGCTACCTCGGCCCGGGTTATGTCGTCGAGGCGAGCGTCGGGCACATCCGCGACCTGCCGAACGGCGCCGCCGAGGTGCCCGAGAAGTACACCGGCGAGGTGCGCCGCCTCGGTGTCGATGTCGAGAATGACTTCCAGCCCATCTATGTCGTCAACGCCGACAAGAAGGCGCAGGTCAGGAAGCTCAAGGAGCAGCTCGCCGAGTCCGACGAGCTCTTCCTCGCCACCGATGAGGACCGCGAGGGCGAGGCCATCGCCTGGCACCTGCTGGAGGTCCTCAAGCCCAAGGTCCCCGTCCACCGGATGGTCTTCCACGAGATCACCAAGGAAGCGATCCGGGAGGCCGTCGCCAACCCGCGCGAGCTGAACAAGCGCATGGTCGACGCCCAGGAGACCCGCCGTATCCTCGACCGTCTCTACGGCTACGAGGTCTCGCCGGTCCTGTGGAAGAAGGTCATGCCGCGGCTGTCCGCCGGCCGTGTGCAGTCCGTCGCCACCCGCCTTGTCGTCGAGCGGGAGCGCGAGCGCATCGCCTTCCGTTCCGCCGAGTACTGGGACCTGACCGGCACTTTCTCCACCGGCCGTGCCGGTGACGCCTCCGACCCCTCGACCTTGACGGCCCGCCTGAACACGGTCGACGGACAGCGCGTCGCCCAGGGCCGCGACTTCGGCTCGGACGGGCAGCTCAAGTCCGGCCAGGTCCTGCACCTGGACGAGACGAACGCCCGCGCCCTGGCCGCCGCACTCCAGGACGCCTCGTTCGCCGTCCGCGCGGTGGAGTCCAAGCCGTACCGCCGCTCTCCGTACGCCCCGTTCCGTACGACGACGCTGCAGCAGGAGGCCTCCCGCAAGCTGGGCTTCGGGGCCAAGGCCACCATGCAGGTCGCGCAGAAGCTGTACGAGAACGGCTTCATCACGTATATGCGTACGGACTCCACCACGCTCTCCGACACTGCCGTCTCGGCGGCCCGGGCGCAGGTCACGCAGCTCTACGGTGCCAATTACCTGCCGGAGAAGCCGCGCGTGTACGCCGGGAAGGTCAAGAACGCGCAGGAGGCGCACGAGGCGATTCGTCCCTCGGGTGATCGTTTCCGCACCCCGGCCGAGACGGGTCTGACCGGCGACCAGTTCAAGCTCTACGAGCTGATCTGGAAGCGGACCGTCGCCTCCCAGATGAAGGACGCGGTCGGCAACAGCGTCACCGTCAGGATCGCCGGCCGCGCTGCGGACGGCCGGGACGCCGAGTTCACTGCGTCCGGCAAGACGATCACCTTCCACGGCTTCATGAAGGCCTACGTGGAGGGGGCCGACGACCCGAACGCCGAGCTGGACGACCGGGAGCGGCGCCTGCCGCAGGTCGCCGAGGGCGACGCCCTCTCCTCCGAGGAGATCTCGGTGGACGGCCACGCGACCAAGCCGCCGGCCCGCTACACCGAGGCCTCGCTGGTCAAGGAGCTGGAAGAGCGCGAGATCGGCCGCCCGTCGACCTACGCGTCGATCATCGGCACCATCCTCGACCGCGGCTATGTGTTCAAGAAGGGGACGGCGCTCGTACCGTCGTTCCTGAGCTTCGCCGTGGTCAATCTGCTGGAGAAGCACTTCGGCCGGCTCGTCGACTACGACTTCACCGCGCGGATGGAGGACGACCTCGACCGCATCGCGCGGGGCGAGGCGCAGGCCGTGCCGTGGCTGAAGCGCTTCTACTTCGGTGGCGAGGCGGCGGGTGCGGGTGTTGCCTCCGAGGCCGGAAACGGCGACGGCGACCACCTGGGCGGTCTCAAGGAGCTGGTGACGGACCTCGGTGCGATCGACGCCCGGGAGATCTCCAGCTTCCCGGTCGGCAGTGCGATCGTGCTGCGCGTCGGCCGCTACGGCCCGTACATCGAGCGCGGCGAGAAGGACTCGGAGGGCCACCAGCGCGCCGACGTCCCCGAGGACCTCGCGCCGGACGAGCTGACGGTGGAGTACGCAGAGGAGCTGCTGGCCAAGCCGAGCGGCGACTTCGAGCTCGGCGCGGACCCGGTCACCGGGCACCAGATCATTGCCCGTGACGGCCGCTACGGCCCGTATGTGACCGAGGTACTGCCCGAGGGCACGCCGAAGACCGGCAAGAACGCGGTCAAGCCGCGCACGGCCTCGCTCTTCAAGTCGATGTCGCTGGACACGGTGACCCTGGACGACGCGCTGAAGCTGATGTCCCTGCCGAGGGTGGTCGGTACCGACGCCGAGGGCGTCGAGATCACCGCGCAGAACGGCCGGTACGGCCCGTATCTGAAGAAGGGCACCGACTCGCGCTCGCTGGAGACCGAGGACCAGCTCTTCAACATCACGCTGGACGAGGCGCTGGCGATCTACGCGCAGCCTAAGCAGCGGGGGCGGGCAGCCGCCAAGCCGCCACTGAAGGAGCTGGGCACGGACCCGGTCAGCGAGCGTCCCGTGGTGGTCAAGGACGGCCGCTTCGGTCCGTACGTCACCGATGGCGAGACGAACGCGACGCTGCGCACGGACGACAGCGTCGAGGACATCACGCCGGAGCGCGGCTACGAGCTGCTCGCCGAGAAGCGTGCCAAGGGTCCCGCCAAGAAGACGGCGAAGAAGGCTCCGGCCAAGAAGGCCACGGCGAAGAAGACCGCCGCCAAGAAGACCGCTGCCAAGACGACGGCCGCGAAGAAGACCCCTGCGAAGACGACGGCGGCCAAGACGACGGCAGCCAAGACGACGACGGCCAAGAAGGCGACAGCCAAGACGTCGGCGGCCGCGGCGAAGAAGACGGCCGCGTCGGCGAAGGCGTCGACGGAGGAGTAG
- a CDS encoding sodium-translocating pyrophosphatase, translated as MAGLVNPELSDQPTSLAAAVLTADNRLIVIVIAVVAVAALFVAQLLVRQVLAAGEGTDSMKKIAAAVQEGANAYLARQLRTLGIFAVVVFFLLLLLPADDWSQRAGRSVFFLVGALFSAATGYIGMRLAVRANVRVAAAAREATPAEGEPEKDLTAVSHKAMKIAFRTGGVVGMFTVGLGLLGASCVVLVYAADAPKVLEGFGLGAALIAMFMRVGGGIFTKAADVGADLVGKVEQGIPEDDPRNAATIADNVGDNVGDCAGMAADLFESYAVTLVAALILGKAAFGDAGLAFPLIVPAIGVVTAMIGIFAVAPRRADRSGMTAINRGFFISAFISLVLVAVAVYAYLPSSYAELEGVTEAAIRTHSGDPRVLAVIAVAIGIVLAALIQQLTGYFTETNRRPVRDIGKSSLTGPATVVLAGISIGLESAVYTALLIGLGVYGAFLLGGTSIMLALFAVALAGTGLLTTVGVIVAMDTFGPVSDNAQGIAEMSGDVTGAGAQVLTELDAVGNTTKAITKGIAIATAVLAAAALFGSYRDAIATAAREVGEKVGDGAPMNLVMDISQPNNLVGLILGAAVVFLFSGLAISAVSRSAGAVVYEVRRQFREHPGIMDYSEKPEYGRVVDICTKDALRELATPGLLAVLTPIAVGFSLGVGALGSFLAGAIGTGTLMAVFLANSGGAWDNAKKLVEDGHHGGKGSEAHAATVIGDTVGDPFKDTAGPAINPLLKVMNLVALLIAPAVVQFSYGDDANAGVRAVVAVLAILVIVGAVYISKRRGIAVGDEDNSAERSSKSPDPAVVS; from the coding sequence ATGGCGGGGCTCGTCAACCCAGAACTGTCCGATCAACCCACTTCTCTCGCAGCCGCGGTACTCACCGCCGACAACCGGCTGATCGTGATCGTCATCGCCGTAGTGGCCGTGGCGGCACTGTTCGTCGCCCAGCTGCTGGTGCGCCAGGTGCTGGCAGCCGGTGAGGGCACCGATTCCATGAAGAAGATCGCGGCAGCCGTGCAGGAGGGCGCAAATGCCTATCTGGCACGGCAGTTGCGCACCCTCGGCATCTTTGCCGTCGTGGTGTTCTTCCTGCTTCTGCTGCTGCCGGCCGACGACTGGTCGCAGCGAGCAGGACGTTCGGTGTTCTTCCTGGTGGGTGCGCTGTTCTCGGCGGCCACCGGATACATCGGCATGCGTCTTGCCGTACGAGCAAATGTGCGCGTGGCCGCGGCCGCGCGTGAAGCAACGCCGGCGGAGGGCGAGCCGGAAAAGGATCTGACGGCTGTCTCGCACAAGGCAATGAAGATCGCTTTCCGTACGGGAGGCGTGGTCGGCATGTTCACGGTGGGCCTCGGCCTGCTCGGTGCCTCCTGCGTGGTTCTCGTCTACGCGGCCGACGCACCCAAGGTGCTCGAGGGCTTCGGCCTCGGCGCCGCGCTGATTGCCATGTTCATGCGTGTCGGCGGCGGCATCTTCACCAAGGCCGCCGACGTCGGAGCCGACCTGGTCGGCAAGGTCGAGCAGGGCATCCCCGAGGACGACCCGCGCAACGCCGCGACCATCGCCGACAACGTGGGCGACAACGTCGGTGACTGCGCGGGCATGGCGGCCGACCTCTTCGAGTCGTACGCCGTCACGCTCGTGGCGGCGCTCATCCTCGGCAAGGCGGCATTCGGCGACGCCGGACTCGCTTTTCCGCTGATCGTTCCGGCGATCGGCGTGGTCACCGCGATGATCGGCATCTTCGCGGTCGCCCCGCGGCGCGCCGACCGCAGCGGGATGACCGCCATCAACCGCGGATTCTTCATCTCCGCGTTCATCTCGCTCGTCCTGGTGGCCGTGGCGGTCTACGCCTACCTGCCGAGCTCGTACGCCGAGCTGGAGGGCGTCACCGAGGCCGCCATCCGGACGCACAGCGGGGACCCGCGGGTCCTGGCGGTCATCGCCGTCGCCATCGGCATCGTGCTGGCCGCTCTGATCCAGCAGCTCACGGGGTACTTCACCGAGACCAACCGGCGTCCCGTGCGGGACATCGGCAAGTCCTCGCTGACCGGACCCGCGACGGTTGTACTGGCCGGTATCTCCATCGGTCTGGAATCCGCCGTCTACACCGCGCTGTTGATCGGCCTGGGCGTGTACGGGGCGTTCCTGCTCGGCGGTACGTCGATCATGCTGGCGCTCTTCGCGGTGGCACTGGCCGGCACCGGCCTGCTCACCACCGTCGGCGTCATCGTCGCCATGGACACCTTCGGCCCTGTCTCCGACAACGCCCAGGGCATCGCCGAGATGTCCGGCGACGTCACGGGCGCGGGCGCGCAGGTGCTCACCGAACTCGACGCCGTCGGCAACACCACCAAGGCCATCACCAAGGGAATCGCCATCGCCACCGCCGTACTCGCGGCAGCGGCGCTCTTCGGCTCGTACCGCGACGCCATCGCGACCGCGGCCAGGGAGGTCGGCGAGAAGGTCGGCGACGGCGCTCCCATGAACCTGGTGATGGACATCTCACAGCCCAACAACCTGGTGGGCCTGATCCTGGGCGCGGCGGTCGTCTTCCTCTTCTCGGGGCTGGCGATCAGCGCCGTCTCCCGGTCGGCCGGGGCCGTGGTCTACGAGGTGCGGCGGCAGTTCCGCGAGCACCCCGGGATCATGGACTACTCCGAGAAGCCGGAGTACGGGAGGGTCGTCGACATCTGCACCAAGGACGCGCTGCGCGAGCTGGCCACACCGGGCCTGCTCGCCGTACTGACCCCGATCGCGGTCGGCTTCTCGCTCGGGGTGGGGGCCCTCGGCTCCTTCCTCGCCGGCGCGATCGGCACCGGCACCCTGATGGCCGTCTTCCTCGCCAACTCCGGCGGTGCGTGGGACAACGCCAAGAAGCTCGTCGAGGACGGACATCACGGCGGCAAGGGCAGTGAGGCCCATGCAGCGACCGTCATCGGCGACACCGTCGGTGATCCGTTCAAGGACACCGCAGGACCGGCCATCAACCCGCTGCTGAAGGTGATGAACCTGGTGGCGCTGCTCATCGCGCCCGCGGTGGTCCAGTTCAGCTACGGCGACGATGCCAACGCCGGAGTACGGGCGGTGGTGGCCGTGCTCGCCATCCTCGTCATCGTCGGAGCCGTGTACATCTCCAAGCGGCGCGGCATCGCGGTGGGTGACGAAGACAACTCCGCGGAGCGGAGCTCGAAGTCGCCCGATCCCGCGGTGGTTTCGTAA
- a CDS encoding small secreted protein: MNKKLAAALSGGAVLVLALSGCSSDDSDDKVGTWAKKVCDQAQPQIQKRANAQQTIVSTAADGKPADIKAADSKAFQDIADADKALAAAVQGAGTPPVDNGEKLQKDAVTELNATATAYLGLKKQVDALDAKNQQKFADGLQGVADGLKKIEKMDQDALRKLQSGELGQAMAKEPGCQTARPSSPAAGSTPSGSASAKAAPALSGKPYATL, encoded by the coding sequence GTGAACAAGAAGCTTGCGGCCGCGCTGTCCGGCGGTGCGGTACTGGTACTGGCGCTGTCGGGCTGCAGCAGTGACGACAGCGACGACAAGGTGGGGACCTGGGCCAAGAAGGTCTGTGACCAGGCACAGCCACAGATCCAGAAGAGGGCCAACGCCCAGCAGACCATCGTCTCGACCGCGGCGGACGGCAAGCCGGCCGACATCAAGGCCGCCGACTCGAAGGCCTTCCAGGACATCGCCGACGCGGACAAGGCGCTGGCCGCCGCCGTTCAGGGGGCCGGTACGCCGCCCGTCGACAACGGCGAGAAGCTCCAGAAGGACGCGGTCACCGAGCTCAACGCCACCGCCACGGCGTACCTCGGTCTGAAGAAGCAGGTCGACGCCCTCGATGCCAAGAACCAGCAGAAGTTCGCCGACGGTCTGCAGGGTGTCGCGGACGGTCTGAAGAAGATCGAGAAGATGGACCAGGACGCCCTGAGGAAGCTGCAGTCCGGCGAGCTGGGCCAGGCGATGGCGAAGGAGCCCGGCTGCCAGACGGCGCGCCCGTCGAGCCCTGCGGCCGGGTCGACCCCGTCCGGCTCGGCGTCCGCGAAGGCCGCTCCGGCCCTCTCGGGCAAGCCGTACGCCACGCTCTGA